CGTGGTGGCGCAGCGAGAGCGCGGTGGCGCCGCGGCTCGCTCCCTCGCCGTCCCCGGCGGCGGCGCGCCGCGCGACGTCCAGCAGCGCGTCGGTCGCGCCGCGGAGCGCGGAGACGACGACCACGGGTGTGCCGCCCCCCGCGGACATGACGACGCGCGCGGCGCGCCGCACGGCCTCGGCGTCGGCGAGGATGGAGCCGCCGACCTTGTGGACGACGAGGGACATCGGCCTGTCCTGACGGGGAGGGACACGAAGCGCGGCCACCCGGGTTCGGGAGGTCGCGCGAGTCCGATGGATGCCAGGACCGGGAGCCGCCGTCAAGTGAGAGGGCAGGAGGGCAGGAGCGCGGGAGGGCAGGAGAATCCGAAGATCTCCTGCCCTCCTGCGCTCCTGCCCTCCTGCCCTGTCTTACTCCCTCGGTTTCCCGCCTTCGCCCCCGTACCCGCCCTTGTGCTCGTGCGTGCGGTCGAGCGGCTCGGAGCCGCTGCGGTCCGTGCCCTGTCCGCTCGCCGGGCGCGCGTCGGCGTTCTCGGCCTGCTGCGCGCCGCCCCCGCTGGTGCCGTGCTGCGCGTGGACGCCGGCCGCGGCCTCCGCGCCCGCGCCGAGGCTCTGCGTACCGGCGCCGGACTGCTCGCCGCCGGACTTCCCGTCGTCGCTCGCCATCGGCCCTCTCAGAGGTCGTAGATCTCGCGCTCGTCGCCGGACTCCGGGTCCGGATTGACGTCGCCGCGACTCGCGTCGGCGCGACTCGCGTCGGCGCGGGTCGCGTCGCGCACGTCGCGCTGGCCGCGTCCCTCGCCTTCCATGATGGAGCCCTCGAGGCCGTCGGCGACGGCCTCGTCGTTCGTGCCCGGCTGACCGGGCTGCTGGCCGGGATTCGCGTCGCGCGGCGCCTCGCGCGCGCCGTCGGGGCGTCCGACCCGCGTTCCCATGTCGTCGCCGAACCCGTGACGGGGATCCTCGCCGCGGTTGCCGGTCTCCGTGTATTTGCGATCGCCCATGCGCGCCTCCTGGTGTGCGGGGGGAGGGGGCAACGGGCATGCCAGGGAGGGCGCGGCGTGTGTCGCGCGCGCACCATTGCCGGACTTCGTACACGCTCTGCACATTCTCCCCATGTCTCAGACCCCCCACCTCCAGTCGCTCGACGACCCCGATACCCTCCGCGAGCTCACCCGCTACCTGCGCGAGGGCCTGTACGTGACCGACGCCGACGGGCGCCTGCTCGACGCGAGTCCGGCCTTCCTCGAGATCGTCGGAGCGGCCACGGTGGGCGACGTCGCCGGACGCGTGTTCGACGAATTCCTCGCCGACCCGGGGCGACGCCGCGCGGCGATCGGGGCCATCGACGCCACGGTGCGCGAGCTCGAGCTCACGCTGCTGCGCGCCGACGGCGAGCAGCGCACCGTGCTCGACACCGTCTTCCAGCGGCGCGACGACGCGGGACGCGTGTTCCTGCACGGCATCCTGCTCGACGTCACGCCGCATCGCGCGCTCGAGGCACGGCTGCGCGAGAGCGCCACGCGCGATGCGCTCACCGGCGCGTTCAACCGCCGCCAGCTCGACGCCATCGGGCGCGAGATGGAGCCCGACGCGGGCGGCGGATGGGGATGCCTGTACGTCGACGTCGAGGCGTTCGGCGCCTACAACGTGCGCTACGGCCAGGAGGCCGGCGACGCGGTCCTCGTGCGCATGGCGCGCTTCCTCATGCGCCACGTGCGCGCCGACGAGCCCGTGGTGCGACTCGGCAACGACGAGTTCGTGGTGATCCTCCGCGGCGCCACCGACCAGCGCACCGAGCGCGTCGCGCGCCGCCTGCAGCTCACCGCGCTCCGCACCGCGCCCACCGCGTTCTCGTTAGGCTGGGCGGTGCGCGACGGCGACGAGGGGATCGACACGCTCGTCGACCGCGCGGCCCGCCGGCGCGTGCCGGTGCGCGTCGTGGAGCGCATGCGCGACGCGCGCGGCGCGGAGATCGAGGAGCTGGCGAACGTTTGACGGCTGATGAGGCGGCGCTGAAGAATCGGCGCTGAAACGGCGGCTCTGATGTGGCGGTGCTGATACCGCGCGCGTTCAGCGCCGCCGTACCGGAGCCGCCGCAACAGCCCCGCCCCATCGGCGCCGCGTCTTCACCCATCTGCTCATGCGTCTCCTCATCCTCGGCGCGAGCGGCGGCTGCGGCCGGTGGCTCACGCGGCTCGCGGCCGAGCGGCATCGCGTCACCGCGCTCGTGCGCCCCGGCGCCGAGGTCGCGCCGCTGCCTGACGTCGACGTGCGACGCGGCGACGTCGTCGATCCCGCGGTGCTCGACGACGTGCTCCCCGGCCACGACGCGGTGCTGTCGTGCCTCGGCCTGGGCGCCGCTCCGCTCGCCAGCGGACCTCACGACGCGCGTCACGCGCGCGCTCGTGCCGGCGATGGCGCGCCACGGCGTGCGCCGGCTCGTCGCCGTGAGCGCGGGTGGCGTGGGGGAGAGCCTCGATCGCTGCTCGTGGGCCGTGCGGCGCATGGTCGCGACGGCGAACCTCGGCGTCGCGTACCGCGACCTCGCGGCGATGGAGGCCACGCTCGCTGCGAGCGACCTCGATTGGTGCGTCGTGCGCCCCGTCACGCTCGTCGACGGCGAGCCGACCGGACGCGCGCGGCCGGTCGAGCGCTACGGCCTGTTCTCCGTCGTGCGCCGCGCCGACGTCGCCGCGTTCATGCTCGCCGCGGCGGAGTCGCCGTCGTTAGGCAGCCGAGCCGTGATGGTCGGCAGCGGCTGACTCGAGCGACATCGAACGGCATTGAACCGCGGAGGACGCAGAGGGCCGCAGGGGACTGCCTCTTCGAATTGAACCACAGGTTCGAGGTGACAGGCGAGTACAACTGGGGATCGAACGGCGATGAAAAGGATCTCGAGATCTTTTCGATCGCACTTGGATCCCCAGGGTACTCGCCTGTCACCTCGCTGCGGTTCGATCACGCCCGACGCGGCACGGCTCGAGCAGCGCCGCAGCGCGCTGAGCCGCGGCGCCGTTCACCCGCTCAGCGCTCCCCGCGATACACGCATCCGGTCGTACACGTCTCCCGCACGACGATCGCCGACAGCCCCGGCAGCCAGGGCAGCAGGCGGTCCCAGATCCACCGCGCGAGGACCTCGCTCGTCGGGTTCTCGAGCCCCGCGATCTCGTTCAGGTAGCGGTGGTCGAGCGCCTCGTCGAGCGGCTGCCAGGCCGTCTTCAGGTCGCCGAAGTCCATCACCCACCCCTCCGGCTCCCGCACGGCCCCGGCGACGTGCACCTCGACCCGGAACGAGTGCCCGTGCAGCCGCGCGCACTTGTGCCCCGGCGGCACGTTCGGCAGCCGGTGCGCGGCCTCGAACGTGAATTCCTTCCAGATCTCCATGGGTGAGAAGCTAGGGCAGGAGGGCAGGAGCGCAGGAGGGCAGGAGATCTTCGGATTCTCCTGCCCTCTCGCCCTCCTGCCCTGTCGGTGAGGCGCCACACTTGGCCCGACCGCGTCCGCGCCTTAGAATGGTCCCCGGCGCGGCGATTTCCCCGATTTGACGGACCGCGCCGCCGGGGGACGTGCTCCCCCGTCCGGATTCCGTCTAAGTCGCGGCACCCTGCGGCCCGCGACCCACCGTCGCGGGCCGCTCGTCGTTCGAGCGGCGCGTGGCGTCACCACAGCGCCCATCTCTCGATGTCTGCCACCGCCCGTCCCGACCAGCAGTACGACGTCGCGCTCGACGCCCTCCCGGCCACCTACATCTTCTCGTCGGAGAGCGTGACCGAGGGGCACCCGGACAAGGTCTGCGACTTCATCGCCGACTCGATCCTCGACGCGCACCTCGCGCAGGATCCCCGCGCCCGCGTGGCGTGCGAGGTGCTCGTGAAGGATGGCAACGTCGTCCTCGCCGGCGAGATCACCTCCGAGGCGAAGGACGTCGACTACGAGGCGATCGTCCGCCGCGCGATCGAGGAGATCGGCTACGTCGACGCGAACGAGGCGTTCCACGCCGCCGGCGTGAAGGTC
This DNA window, taken from Gemmatirosa kalamazoonensis, encodes the following:
- a CDS encoding GGDEF domain-containing protein, whose protein sequence is MSQTPHLQSLDDPDTLRELTRYLREGLYVTDADGRLLDASPAFLEIVGAATVGDVAGRVFDEFLADPGRRRAAIGAIDATVRELELTLLRADGEQRTVLDTVFQRRDDAGRVFLHGILLDVTPHRALEARLRESATRDALTGAFNRRQLDAIGREMEPDAGGGWGCLYVDVEAFGAYNVRYGQEAGDAVLVRMARFLMRHVRADEPVVRLGNDEFVVILRGATDQRTERVARRLQLTALRTAPTAFSLGWAVRDGDEGIDTLVDRAARRRVPVRVVERMRDARGAEIEELANV
- a CDS encoding NAD(P)-dependent oxidoreductase, with protein sequence MPRCSTTCSPATTRCCRASAWAPLRSPADLTTRVTRALVPAMARHGVRRLVAVSAGGVGESLDRCSWAVRRMVATANLGVAYRDLAAMEATLAASDLDWCVVRPVTLVDGEPTGRARPVERYGLFSVVRRADVAAFMLAAAESPSLGSRAVMVGSG
- the queD gene encoding 6-carboxytetrahydropterin synthase QueD encodes the protein MEIWKEFTFEAAHRLPNVPPGHKCARLHGHSFRVEVHVAGAVREPEGWVMDFGDLKTAWQPLDEALDHRYLNEIAGLENPTSEVLARWIWDRLLPWLPGLSAIVVRETCTTGCVYRGER